One stretch of Oceanimonas pelagia DNA includes these proteins:
- the artM gene encoding arginine ABC transporter permease ArtM — MTKWIEYAYTLLDGLQVTLLITGSGLLLGLLIALVLTWILDKRVPVLHWLAEGYLLLITGTPLLVQIFLIYYGPAQFDWIKQSWAWQYLREPLFCAILALGMNAGAYTCRLFKGALDAVPKGETLACRALGMSEWQTLSVKLRHAMRRVIPAYSNEVVLVLKGSSLASTISIMDIMGLAQRINGQTYDTLTVFGVAGAIYLLMNSLLTWLFRLLERRALAFQQQG; from the coding sequence ATGACTAAATGGATTGAGTACGCCTACACCCTGCTGGACGGCCTGCAGGTGACCTTGCTGATCACCGGATCCGGCCTGCTGCTGGGGCTGTTGATTGCCCTGGTGCTGACCTGGATTCTGGACAAGCGGGTGCCGGTGCTGCACTGGCTGGCGGAAGGTTATTTGTTACTGATCACCGGCACCCCGCTGCTGGTGCAGATCTTTCTGATCTACTACGGGCCGGCCCAGTTTGACTGGATCAAGCAAAGCTGGGCCTGGCAGTATCTGCGGGAACCCCTGTTCTGTGCCATTCTGGCCCTGGGCATGAACGCCGGTGCCTACACCTGCCGGCTGTTCAAGGGCGCCCTGGATGCGGTGCCCAAAGGCGAGACCCTGGCCTGCCGGGCGCTGGGCATGAGCGAGTGGCAGACCCTGAGCGTGAAGCTGCGTCACGCCATGCGCCGGGTGATCCCGGCCTATTCCAACGAAGTGGTACTGGTGCTCAAGGGCAGCTCGCTGGCCAGCACCATTTCCATTATGGACATCATGGGCCTGGCCCAGCGCATTAACGGCCAGACCTACGACACCCTGACGGTGTTCGGCGTGGCCGGGGCCATTTACCTGCTGATGAACAGCCTGCTGACCTGGCTGTTCCGGTTGCTGGAGCGGCGTGCGCTGGCGTTTCAGCAGCAGGGGTGA